The genomic region TCAGAGGTATATGGATTATCCGTTTCACCATCAGCAGCTGATCACCGGACACGACGAGGTAGTGCCATGCGTCGAAAGGATTAAACCATGGATGCCCGAAGTCCTCATCATCCCTCGGGGGCCCGAGTTTGCATAGGGTTTTGACAACCGGCAGCGTGCTGGATGGCTGCTGATCGCCGGCGTCCAGGACATGCAGCTCCTCTTTTGTCGTGAGGACGTATGGTTTCCCTTTAAAGAGGGCAATGTCGGCGGTGAAGGTGCCCGAAGGCGGCGCCCACTTCCGCCGCCATGATGGCGGCCCGTGCCCGCGAGTAGAGACGAAGACGTTGTGGAGGCACCTTGACTTGAGAACGGCGATGAGGTCATCGGAAACCACGGCCTTGTGGATGCTATTCAGAACGTGGTTGGCGCGTGAGTTTCTTCGGAACCAGAACGGTGGCTGAGGGAGAGCGACGGGGGTGGTCACGGCGGGGGAAGGGCTCGTCAGAGAGCACCGGCCGTCGCCGTGCACGAGCAGGAGCGTGTCGCCGGTGGAGACTCGCCAGGAGACGTCGTCCGGGACGGGCAAGTGGTGGATCGCGCCGTCGGGGAGGCTGAGGAAGGTGCCGTCGGGGAGAGCTAGCCAGGGGAGCAGCGGTGGCAGCGGATGCTGCAGCCGCGCGCTGGAGCGCCACGCGCGGCAGACCGCAGCGAGGCGGACGCGGTCGGCGTGCGACGGCAGCCGCAGGAGGACGAGGCCGATCAGCTCCGAGTGGAGATCCGTCCATGGGCTGCGGCGGCGTGAAGAGACAGACGCGGCCATGGTGCGTGCCTGTCAGCGATCTAGGGCTCCCGGTTGCACTTGTTGATGGTTCGATCTGATTCGTTTCTTTTCCATGTCAGGTCGTTTGTCTTGTGGCTTTTGAAAAGGTTATTTTTCAGAGAGAAACTGCACACATGACACATTATATTAGCCAATATATCCTCCAAAAAAGACAATAAATATAGTACAAATACAAGTTAAAAGAAAACAAAGTGCAGTGAATCAACCTATGGTTGCAGATAACGGTATCCCTAGCTCACTAGGATTCAAGTCATCGACAATTATTGATGGTTTGGTCTGATCCGATTCTTTTCCATGTCAGGTCGTTTTTCTTGTGGCTTTTGAAAACGTTTTTTTTTTCAGAGAGAAACTGCGCACAGTTTACTAGCCAATAAACACAGTACACGAATACACAAATGTAGAAACTTTCCGATAGACCAGGACATGACAAGTGTCAAGAAAACTAAAGAAACAGTAGAAAATGAAATTACAGAAGAGTCTCTCAAATCCCTGCAAACAATTGAATGTGAAACCATCGCCGACCACCAATGCTACTGTGACGCTCACTGGGAGAAGAGACGGAACTCCAACAAAACCAAAATTGAGATGAGTGCCACAACTTTGAAGGCGCTGCGAGACGAAGATTGAATATGCGGAATAGACACATGATGATGATGTGGCATGTCGGCCAAGGACGTCCGATGCCAACCTCAATTTGGATTGGGCTTATCCTGGCATAGTTGCCAGGGAAGAATACCAGATACACCAGTTTCGTTCCACTTGTCGACGTCGCCACCCCCCACCCTTGCTCCAACACCAACTTTTTCGACATCGCCATGAAAGGTGACAACCACAAAAGATATATGGAACAATAAAAGTTCGCCGTACTGCGCGAATGGCGAGTAGATGAGGTCATAGCTCAGCGGGCCCACCTAGGAGTAGGAGAATGTCGTCACCAAACTAGCACAACGTCAACCTCACCAAAACCACATTATTCAATGTAGCGCCAACGTCACCAAACTAGAAGATGAGACATCCTACACCTATGGACCAGCTAGGAGAGATATGAGAGCCCACCCCGCCTCCAGTAGTCGTAGCTACAGATTTGGGGACGGGGGACACCACCTCGCCGACATCCAACAAAGGGAATGTGAAACTCTCGCCTCTATGTCCCCAAGGGGAAGAGATTGAGCGGTTAGTGCATACGTCGTTTAGGAAAAGGAATCGATTTTGAATCAAGATCAACATGTGGGAGTATGGATCAGTGCCACCTTGAGATTGACGGTGTCATCCTCTACATACGTGACAGATACTACAAGCAAGTCGAAATGGAACATTGTTGTGAGGAGAACTTGGATAATGCGATTCCCAATTTTACAAACATAGAGCATCTAGTTGAACTGTCAAAATTTAACTCCTCAAACTTCTCTTCAAATATGAGGTTAAAAAAGTATGGAGATAACCAAACCCTCAAATTTAACACCTCAAAACCTAAATTTTGCACAAACATCTCATTTAAAACTCAAATTCAAAACTAGATTAAGACCACATAGTGCATAATTATACATAGTAGTTCATAAAAAACATCATAATTCGTAGCTAAAGTAGATAGCACTTACATAGAGCTAAATTAAACTAAAACATTTTTCACAAAACCCCTTAAAACTAAAACGAGCTAAATAAGAACTATACCGAGCTAAGTTAAAGATAAAGACACACTAATCCAATAATTGTTGGTTCAACGCCGCGTCCTACCCGTCTCTCAAAACTGTCGTCCGAATCAACGGGGATGGCGTCATCCGCGGCGATACCCCATCCCTTTGCCACGGCAAGTGGCGAGCCATGGCAATTCAAGCGGCGATGACGAAATTGGGCGGTCACACATCAATTTGGGGAGAAATGGGGGTGGCAGGGCAGGACTTACGGTTTGGGTGTGCTGCCAGTGCGACTTTATACTAGAGCAGGGGAGGGGGTGTCAGTTTAGCGCCTCGCAACTGGTTGAGCCATTTTTCCAGTGAGAGGACATGAGGGAAATTTGAAGAGAATGAGTGTGAGGTGCTAAAATTTAAGCAGAAAATGCATCTTTTCAGGAGTTCCGGTTATATGGCTTCTCCCCAAAAGATGCCATATGAGAAGTTAAAGAATTTGAGGGTTCGGTTAGAGATGCCCTTAGTCTTATACCAGAGCCAAAGACTTGCACATGATAATGCATCCTGTTAAAATCATCCATAAACCATATGACTTGAATGCAAAACATTCTTATCATCATACTAATTAAGAATCTAACATCATGCAAGAAAAAATCAACGTAAGGAGAACACACCGTCCAAATTTCATTGAAATGAAACTGATGATACAGCGCCCAACATTTTAAAGTTCAGCTGAGAACAGTTACAACACTACACTAGGCCAAGAACACTAAGTTCAGCCACCACAGAACAGAACAACAACCACAGGGTAGAAGTGTAGAACACATCACTCATCAAACTGAACCTACCAGCCTACCAACACAGAATCCAATACTACGAATCTCTGCCGTCCATCAACAACTCACCTGTCGCTGTGAGGAAGACGCCCTTCCAACTCCCGTCTCAGACGATACATTACCCAACAGTTACTCTCAGGATCAGTAGATTACAAGGCTTGATCATACAGCTTCAGGAGGGAAATACCATGTCGGCCGCCACTGGCCAGCGTGACGTGGTGGTACTGCGGTGGTCCCTGACATTAGCGGCAGGAACGTCTCATTCCTGACGTTGTAAACACCGGCGTCGCGAAGAGGATTTGCAGAATACTTCGGCCAGGGATAGTCACACATGAAGTAGATGCAGTCCTCTTGGTATCCAGTGCATTCTCCAGCACGCAGGGACTTGGAGCTATGTTGGCCAAGAAAGAGCGCATGGCCATCCAAATCACTTACTGTTCTCCATCCAACGGGTTCGGCATGCAGGTCGGCCTCAAAAACCCCAAGTGCAACAGTACGGTCATGCTCTAAACAGTCATCACTTGTTGGACGGGCCGTAGAGCGAAACCACCGTATCACCATCAACAGTCTACCGCCACATTCGACTAGATAGTCCCTTACCATACACGCCCCCTCTCTCGGCAAGGATTGAGGTGTTCCACCCAAGTCACCCAGAGAGTGAATTACGCACTCCATGGATGCAATGAAAAGATCCTTGTCTAATTCAAAGATGAAAAGGTGACCAGACCCGCACAGCCCATACAGCTTTCCATCAAAGAATGCGACATCCCCGAGGTGCAGAACTGGATGCTCATCGTCTCTGAATGAGTCAGTCTCAAACGGTGGTTCACTAATACAAAGTGTACCACAGTTACTATCATCCATGATCAGTGCAGCAACAAGGGAACAGGGCAATGAGTCAAGGGGAAAGGGCACCACCAACTTGTAGAAAATTGGACTAAATCTAGAATCAAGATCCAATATTCCACGCTTCCATATTTTGGCTAGCTTAGGAAGCTCCAACCTGGTCTTGGAGAAAGGGTTCATCAAGTAGCACACATCATCATTGTGCGTGAGGAATAGCCAGTTTCCAATGGAGCCCTGGCAACACGCATCTTCTGGTAAAGATATGCGGTGAATCTCACCGTTTGGAATGCTGAGGAAAGTACCATCAGGGAGAGTGAGCCATGGAAATGGGAGAGGAAGGGGTTGCAACATACTATTAGAGCGCCATGGGTGGCAGACAGCTCTTAGACGAACACGGTCAGCTAGGGAAGGGAGGCGCTTGAGAACAAGTCCCAGGAGTTCTGGCGGAAGATCTGACCAAGGGCGAAATTCCGCAGCCTCCATCATGCAAGTCTACAAGAGAAGGCATATGATTCGTAATTAGAAAGAGTTAAAACTGCAACTAGCAATACATATGCTTTCTGTACCATTTTAAGGCTAAATTTCGTCAGCTCTA from Triticum aestivum cultivar Chinese Spring chromosome 4A, IWGSC CS RefSeq v2.1, whole genome shotgun sequence harbors:
- the LOC123084248 gene encoding uncharacterized protein encodes the protein MAASVSSRRRSPWTDLHSELIGLVLLRLPSHADRVRLAAVCRAWRSSARLQHPLPPLLPWLALPDGTFLSLPDGAIHHLPVPDDVSWRVSTGDTLLLVHGDGRCSLTSPSPAVTTPVALPQPPFWFRRNSRANHVLNSIHKAVVSDDLIAVLKSRCLHNVFVSTRGHGPPSWRRKWAPPSGTFTADIALFKGKPYVLTTKEELHVLDAGDQQPSSTLPVVKTLCKLGPPRDDEDFGHPWFNPFDAWHYLVVSGDQLLMVKRIIHIPLILPADIRIEKRTHRFEVFEALFPSDGCGWWREVDTLTGRALFVSQGCSESLPATFGAQCGVIGAREDCIYFVTERDTRYHQERTPQNPFLDSGVYNMRD
- the LOC123088032 gene encoding uncharacterized protein codes for the protein MMEAAEFRPWSDLPPELLGLVLKRLPSLADRVRLRAVCHPWRSNSMLQPLPLPFPWLTLPDGTFLSIPNGEIHRISLPEDACCQGSIGNWLFLTHNDDVCYLMNPFSKTRLELPKLAKIWKRGILDLDSRFSPIFYKLVVPFPLDSLPCSLVAALIMDDSNCGTLCISEPPFETDSFRDDEHPVLHLGDVAFFDGKLYGLCGSGHLFIFELDKDLFIASMECVIHSLGDLGGTPQSLPREGACMVRDYLVECGGRLLMVIRWFRSTARPTSDDCLEHDRTVALGVFEADLHAEPVGWRTVSDLDGHALFLGQHSSKSLRAGECTGYQEDCIYFMCDYPWPKYSANPLRDAGVYNVRNETFLPLMSGTTAVPPRHAGQWRPTWYFPPEAV